The Lysobacter sp. HDW10 genome window below encodes:
- a CDS encoding DUF937 domain-containing protein, translated as MSMIEDILQQMQGAPTQQVAGQLGVNDNQASQAIAAALPMLIGALGKNAQGNGANALFGALGNHQQSLGGGGGMGDLLGAVLGGMGQQQPSGSAINGAGILGHIFGGQQDQAASQLGKATGMDSDRMQMLMQILAPIVMAYLSRKVFSPGVESSPQGVSQVLSQEQNSAGGGLLGSILGGADGKVDIGDVFRIGGSVLGGKR; from the coding sequence ATGAGCATGATTGAAGATATTTTGCAGCAGATGCAGGGCGCACCCACGCAACAAGTCGCGGGCCAACTCGGCGTCAACGACAACCAAGCAAGTCAAGCCATCGCGGCCGCGCTGCCCATGCTGATTGGTGCGCTGGGAAAGAACGCGCAAGGCAATGGTGCGAATGCATTGTTCGGCGCATTGGGTAATCACCAACAATCGCTGGGTGGTGGTGGCGGCATGGGCGATTTGTTAGGTGCTGTGCTGGGCGGAATGGGCCAGCAGCAACCTTCAGGCTCTGCCATCAATGGTGCCGGCATTCTTGGCCATATTTTTGGTGGCCAACAAGATCAAGCCGCATCGCAACTTGGCAAAGCGACGGGCATGGATAGCGACCGGATGCAGATGCTCATGCAAATTCTGGCGCCCATCGTGATGGCGTATCTGTCGCGCAAAGTGTTCTCGCCAGGTGTTGAGTCGAGCCCGCAAGGTGTCTCGCAAGTGCTGAGTCAGGAACAAAATAGCGCAGGCGGTGGCTTGCTTGGTTCCATCTTGGGCGGTGCCGACGGCAAAGTGGATATCGGTGATGTTTTCCGCATTGGTGGATCGGTCTTGGGTGGCAAACGCTAA
- a CDS encoding S4 domain-containing protein produces the protein MKLSPATDSPIQPAVRLDIWLWAARFFKTRALAKAAIEHGKVEVDGARPKPSREVRAGTQLKIHRGEEIFDVFVNGVSEKRGAASVAQQLYTESEASIQARRETREKAAAARAGYSPPDTKPDKRARRLIRALGDIDAL, from the coding sequence TTGAAACTTTCTCCTGCCACTGATTCACCCATACAGCCAGCGGTTCGCTTGGATATCTGGCTGTGGGCTGCACGTTTTTTCAAGACGCGTGCCTTGGCCAAAGCAGCGATTGAACATGGCAAAGTCGAAGTCGATGGCGCGCGTCCGAAACCTTCGCGTGAAGTACGCGCGGGCACACAGCTAAAGATTCACCGCGGTGAAGAGATCTTTGATGTGTTCGTCAACGGCGTGAGTGAAAAGCGTGGCGCCGCATCCGTGGCGCAGCAGCTCTACACAGAAAGCGAAGCGTCGATTCAGGCACGACGCGAAACGCGTGAGAAAGCCGCCGCTGCGCGCGCAGGATATTCACCACCGGATACAAAGCCTGACAAGCGTGCACGGCGATTGATTCGCGCGTTGGGTGACATCGATGCACTGTAA
- the rplS gene encoding 50S ribosomal protein L19 yields the protein MSKPSLHNLINEFEVAQQTRKLPEFGPGDTVIVNVKVKEGNRERVQAYEGVVIGIKNGGLNAAFTVRKISHGYGVERVFQTHSPIIDSVVVKRRGDVRAAKLYYLRGLEGRAARIREDLAAVAKHKAEAKAAKAAEEAAAAE from the coding sequence ATGAGCAAGCCCTCCCTGCACAACCTCATCAACGAATTCGAAGTCGCGCAACAAACGCGCAAACTTCCGGAATTCGGTCCCGGCGATACAGTGATCGTCAACGTCAAGGTCAAAGAAGGCAACCGCGAACGCGTTCAAGCCTACGAAGGCGTTGTCATCGGTATCAAGAACGGCGGCCTCAATGCTGCGTTCACGGTCCGCAAGATTTCTCACGGCTACGGCGTGGAACGCGTGTTCCAAACCCACAGCCCGATCATCGACTCGGTTGTCGTGAAGCGTCGTGGTGACGTTCGCGCTGCCAAGCTGTACTACCTCCGTGGTCTCGAAGGCCGCGCAGCACGTATTCGCGAAGATCTGGCCGCTGTTGCCAAGCATAAAGCAGAAGCCAAGGCCGCCAAGGCCGCGGAAGAAGCTGCCGCTGCGGAATAA
- the trmD gene encoding tRNA (guanosine(37)-N1)-methyltransferase TrmD codes for MRIDVVSLFPEFVAECTAFGVTGRAVERGLLSISSWNPRDYAEGNYRKVDDRTFGGGPGMVMLIDPLEATFEALKKDDDTPPHVIYLSPQGAPLTQAKARELSTRARLVLLCGRYEGVDERFIAARVDEEISIGDYVLSGGELGAAVIIDTVARLQPGALNDADSAEQDSFENGLLDCPHYSKPVQHALGEVPPVLLSGNHAEIARWRRAQSLERTALRRPDLLESAELSDKDRKFLKESGLWDE; via the coding sequence ATGCGTATCGACGTGGTCAGTTTGTTCCCCGAATTTGTCGCCGAATGCACGGCATTTGGTGTCACAGGCCGTGCCGTCGAGCGCGGTCTGCTGTCCATTTCAAGCTGGAATCCAAGGGATTATGCGGAAGGCAACTACCGCAAAGTCGATGATCGTACCTTTGGTGGTGGCCCCGGCATGGTGATGTTGATCGACCCGCTCGAGGCGACGTTTGAAGCCTTGAAGAAAGACGACGACACACCTCCGCATGTGATTTACCTGAGCCCGCAAGGTGCGCCGTTAACCCAAGCGAAGGCACGCGAGCTTTCAACGCGCGCACGATTGGTGTTGTTATGCGGTCGATACGAAGGTGTGGACGAGCGCTTTATTGCCGCACGCGTCGACGAGGAAATCTCGATCGGTGATTACGTCTTATCCGGTGGTGAGCTGGGTGCGGCGGTCATCATCGATACCGTGGCGCGTCTGCAGCCGGGTGCGCTGAACGACGCCGATTCCGCCGAGCAAGACAGCTTTGAGAACGGACTGCTCGACTGCCCGCATTATTCAAAGCCGGTCCAGCACGCACTGGGCGAGGTGCCGCCGGTGCTCTTGTCCGGTAACCACGCGGAAATTGCCCGCTGGCGTCGGGCGCAATCCCTTGAAAGAACGGCCCTTCGGCGCCCTGATTTGCTGGAATCGGCCGAGTTGTCCGATAAAGACCGGAAATTCCTAAAGGAATCAGGCCTCTGGGACGAATAA
- the rimM gene encoding ribosome maturation factor RimM (Essential for efficient processing of 16S rRNA), which translates to MATDSQNQERRILLGKVHGAFGVRGELRVESFTDPETALLKYAPLIMVDAAGRTRELHNLRGKPAGKGLTVAMEGVDAKEAADALRGALIYTPRSSLPPPAPGEYYWVDLEGLDVYNLEGVHFGRVAYLTSTGANDVMVVEGERERWLPFKTPEYVTDVNFETRRITVDWDADF; encoded by the coding sequence ATGGCAACTGATTCGCAAAATCAAGAGCGCCGCATCTTGCTAGGCAAGGTGCATGGCGCTTTTGGCGTTCGTGGCGAACTGCGCGTGGAATCCTTCACCGATCCTGAAACCGCGTTGCTGAAGTATGCGCCGCTGATCATGGTCGATGCCGCAGGGCGCACGCGCGAATTGCACAACTTGCGTGGCAAACCTGCAGGGAAAGGCTTGACCGTCGCAATGGAAGGCGTCGATGCCAAAGAAGCCGCTGATGCATTGCGTGGCGCTTTGATTTACACACCGCGTTCTTCATTACCGCCGCCGGCACCCGGCGAGTACTACTGGGTCGATCTCGAAGGCTTGGATGTGTACAACCTGGAAGGCGTGCATTTCGGTCGCGTCGCATATCTCACATCCACCGGCGCCAATGACGTCATGGTGGTAGAAGGTGAACGCGAACGCTGGTTGCCGTTCAAGACACCGGAATACGTCACTGACGTGAACTTTGAAACACGTCGAATTACCGTCGATTGGGACGCGGATTTCTAA
- the rpsP gene encoding 30S ribosomal protein S16 — translation MVKIRLTRGGAKKRPFYHIIVTDSRSARDGRNIERVGYFNPVAQGQEKRVEMNIDRVNYWVANGAQFTDKVGNLYKEALKTQAPAA, via the coding sequence ATGGTCAAGATTCGCCTTACCCGCGGTGGCGCCAAGAAGCGTCCGTTCTACCACATCATCGTCACCGACAGCCGCAGCGCCCGTGACGGTCGCAACATCGAACGCGTGGGTTACTTCAACCCGGTCGCACAAGGCCAAGAAAAGCGCGTCGAAATGAACATTGACCGCGTCAACTACTGGGTCGCAAACGGCGCACAGTTCACCGACAAAGTCGGCAATCTGTACAAAGAAGCGCTGAAGACTCAGGCGCCGGCCGCCTGA
- a CDS encoding aminotransferase class IV produces the protein MHPESPDLKGTRALALNNFGHFTSFQVRGKCVRGFDLHMDRLRAAQLEVFGTVLDEIRVRDAIHAALDAEGLIDASVRVTCYDADFDFARPLEARGNDLLVSVTPARAPASTPLRLKSTRFTRQNPEIKHCGMFSQFMARRSAQSLGYDDAIFVDAAMNISEGPTWSFVCFDGDTLFWPVTLSLDSVTAQLISTSEVMERKKQEFGTLALPELGAYLGAFAINSSGIRPIALIDSYPFDEGLEALELLQLAVESHPLQPI, from the coding sequence ATGCACCCTGAGTCACCTGACTTAAAAGGCACGCGCGCACTCGCGCTGAATAATTTCGGCCACTTCACGAGCTTTCAAGTGCGTGGCAAATGCGTGCGCGGTTTTGATCTGCATATGGATCGGCTGCGCGCAGCGCAATTGGAAGTGTTTGGCACCGTGCTGGATGAAATTCGCGTACGTGATGCGATTCATGCGGCACTCGATGCAGAAGGGCTGATTGATGCATCGGTGCGCGTCACGTGCTATGACGCCGACTTCGACTTTGCACGTCCGCTGGAAGCACGCGGCAATGACTTGTTGGTGTCAGTTACGCCAGCGCGTGCACCCGCATCCACGCCTTTGCGATTGAAGTCCACGCGCTTCACGCGACAAAATCCTGAGATCAAACACTGCGGCATGTTTTCGCAGTTCATGGCGCGTCGGTCGGCACAATCGCTTGGTTACGACGATGCGATTTTTGTCGATGCTGCGATGAACATCAGCGAAGGGCCTACGTGGAGTTTCGTCTGCTTTGACGGCGACACATTGTTCTGGCCTGTGACACTCTCACTCGACAGCGTGACTGCACAGCTCATCAGTACGTCCGAGGTGATGGAGCGCAAAAAGCAAGAGTTCGGGACCTTGGCGTTGCCGGAGCTCGGGGCCTATTTGGGCGCCTTCGCGATCAATTCCAGCGGCATTCGCCCCATTGCCCTGATCGATAGCTACCCGTTCGATGAAGGCCTGGAGGCCTTGGAGCTGCTGCAATTGGCCGTCGAAAGCCATCCGTTACAGCCCATCTGA
- the ffh gene encoding signal recognition particle protein: protein MFESLSERLSGTINRIRGRGRLTESNITEALREVRIALLEADVALPVVQALIQRVKVRAVGQEVMKSLTPGQALIKVVRDELTNVMGAQASDLNLNVPAPAVILMAGLQGAGKTTTVGKLAKHLKDKRKKKVMVVSADVYRPAAIEQLKTLAGQTGALFFPSESTQNPVDIVRAAIDDAKKSFADVLIVDTAGRLAIDEAMMAEIKALHAAVTPVETLFVVDAMTGQDAAVTAKAFSEALPLTGVVLTKTDGDARGGAALSVRYITGKPIKFMGVGEKPDGLDVFHPDRIASRILDMGDVLSLVEQVEANVDREKAEKLAEKVSKGKKFDLNDMRDQLEQMQSMGGLAGLMDKLPGMGQIPDSVKSQVSGKEVPRMIAIINSMTKKERRNPDLLNGSRRARIAKGSGMQPADINRLMKQYQQMEKMMGKLGRGGGKGMMRGLKGMMGGGMGGMPFR from the coding sequence ATGTTTGAATCTCTTTCCGAACGCCTGTCGGGCACCATCAACCGTATTCGCGGTCGTGGTCGTCTGACCGAATCCAACATCACGGAAGCCTTGCGCGAAGTGCGCATTGCGCTGCTCGAAGCCGACGTTGCCTTGCCGGTCGTGCAGGCCTTGATCCAACGCGTGAAAGTGCGCGCCGTGGGCCAAGAGGTGATGAAGTCGCTAACGCCTGGCCAAGCGCTGATTAAGGTCGTGCGCGACGAACTCACCAATGTCATGGGTGCGCAAGCCTCGGATCTGAATTTGAACGTGCCAGCACCGGCCGTCATTTTGATGGCCGGCTTGCAAGGTGCGGGTAAGACCACCACCGTCGGCAAACTTGCGAAGCATCTGAAAGACAAGCGCAAGAAGAAAGTGATGGTGGTCAGTGCTGACGTTTATCGTCCTGCTGCCATCGAGCAGCTCAAGACCTTGGCCGGACAAACCGGTGCGTTGTTCTTTCCGTCGGAGTCGACTCAAAATCCCGTCGACATCGTCCGTGCCGCGATTGATGACGCGAAGAAATCCTTTGCCGATGTATTGATCGTCGATACCGCAGGTCGCCTCGCCATCGACGAAGCGATGATGGCCGAGATCAAAGCCTTGCATGCGGCCGTTACGCCGGTTGAAACTTTGTTCGTCGTGGATGCGATGACCGGTCAAGATGCCGCGGTCACAGCAAAAGCATTCAGCGAAGCCTTGCCACTCACCGGTGTCGTGCTGACCAAAACGGACGGCGATGCGCGCGGTGGTGCGGCCTTGTCGGTGCGTTACATCACAGGTAAGCCGATCAAGTTCATGGGTGTCGGCGAAAAGCCCGACGGCTTGGATGTGTTCCACCCGGATCGTATTGCTAGCCGCATTCTCGACATGGGCGACGTGCTGTCCTTGGTCGAACAAGTTGAAGCCAACGTCGATCGCGAAAAGGCCGAAAAACTGGCCGAAAAAGTCTCGAAGGGCAAGAAGTTCGATTTGAACGACATGCGCGACCAACTCGAGCAAATGCAAAGCATGGGCGGTTTGGCCGGTCTCATGGACAAGTTGCCGGGCATGGGCCAAATCCCCGATTCGGTGAAGAGCCAAGTCTCGGGCAAAGAAGTGCCGCGCATGATTGCGATCATCAATTCGATGACGAAAAAAGAACGTCGTAATCCGGATCTTTTGAACGGCTCACGTCGCGCGCGCATTGCTAAAGGTTCAGGCATGCAGCCTGCCGATATCAACCGTCTGATGAAGCAATATCAGCAGATGGAAAAAATGATGGGCAAGCTCGGTCGCGGTGGCGGCAAGGGCATGATGCGCGGCCTGAAAGGGATGATGGGCGGCGGTATGGGCGGCATGCCGTTTCGTTGA
- the ccsA gene encoding cytochrome c biogenesis protein CcsA has product MAYVSLALYCTAAAVLGWTLRKSSPDTNRTWLPIVILAMIFHGEVHAEAWRTLSGLDLQFYASLSLTALGIAALSTALSFRGKLSALGILVFPFAGLLVLLYASQGHGHPNQMDWQLQLHAWCAIVAYTTLAVATLIGILLWCQERALRRHAVKSWTRVLPPLTELERLLFEVIWVGYVLLTATLVTGVVFVHDLFAQHIVHKTVLSVMSWLVLGTLLIGRWRYGWRGARAVKWTVAAMLLLLLAFFGTQFVRQLILHRA; this is encoded by the coding sequence ATGGCCTACGTTTCCTTAGCGCTCTACTGCACCGCCGCCGCCGTGCTCGGCTGGACATTGCGCAAGTCATCCCCAGACACCAATCGGACGTGGCTGCCGATTGTCATTTTGGCCATGATTTTCCATGGCGAGGTCCATGCAGAAGCTTGGCGCACGCTGTCGGGATTGGATTTGCAGTTTTATGCGTCGCTTTCACTCACGGCACTCGGTATTGCTGCACTTTCTACGGCACTTTCCTTCCGCGGAAAACTCTCTGCTTTGGGCATCTTGGTCTTTCCGTTTGCGGGTTTGTTAGTCCTGCTTTACGCAAGCCAAGGCCATGGCCACCCGAATCAAATGGACTGGCAACTGCAATTGCACGCCTGGTGCGCGATCGTCGCCTATACCACCCTAGCCGTAGCGACCTTGATCGGTATCTTGCTGTGGTGCCAAGAACGCGCCCTGCGCCGCCATGCCGTGAAATCTTGGACACGTGTGTTGCCGCCGCTCACGGAATTGGAACGTCTGCTGTTTGAAGTCATTTGGGTGGGTTATGTGCTGCTGACCGCCACACTGGTCACCGGGGTGGTTTTCGTGCACGACCTGTTTGCACAGCACATCGTCCATAAAACCGTGCTGTCGGTGATGTCTTGGCTGGTGCTAGGCACCTTGCTGATCGGCCGGTGGCGCTATGGGTGGCGCGGCGCACGCGCAGTGAAATGGACCGTCGCGGCCATGCTGCTGCTGCTGTTGGCCTTTTTTGGCACCCAATTTGTCCGTCAACTGATCTTGCATCGCGCTTAA
- a CDS encoding MarR family transcriptional regulator produces MECKEPIRAASIGVLFKQTRDAMWAAMSRALTAEGWEFTFNQYITLKRLSEGPSTAGELARGVEIHPGAMTRLLDDLQKRGLVRRLADPGDRRVLKVELTDAGRHAREVTERVAEQVRVYAMEGINEEERKALVRLLTQVRNNLIKVTQ; encoded by the coding sequence ATGGAATGCAAAGAACCTATCCGCGCCGCCTCGATCGGCGTGCTCTTCAAGCAAACCCGCGATGCGATGTGGGCTGCGATGTCACGCGCACTCACGGCTGAAGGCTGGGAATTCACCTTCAACCAATACATCACTTTGAAGCGGCTTTCTGAAGGTCCAAGCACGGCCGGTGAACTGGCACGTGGTGTGGAAATCCATCCCGGTGCAATGACGCGCTTGCTTGATGATCTCCAGAAACGCGGTTTGGTCCGCCGACTTGCCGATCCGGGTGACCGACGTGTCCTCAAGGTCGAGCTGACCGACGCCGGACGCCATGCGCGTGAAGTCACCGAACGTGTGGCCGAACAAGTTCGTGTCTATGCCATGGAAGGGATCAACGAAGAAGAACGCAAAGCGCTTGTGCGTCTCCTAACGCAAGTTCGAAATAACCTGATCAAGGTCACTCAATGA
- a CDS encoding efflux transporter outer membrane subunit: protein MSVTLAACASTQGISPESSYRSADRLHSGKALKGVHLSNAAWPTSDWWSGLGDSQLDRLIRDALADSPSVAAANARVRKAFAQAGLSEAGLYPTLSASAQESHIQLPETLAPAPIGGKMLNSSIVTLNFAWAPDIWGGKRAKYDAAIDQARAQEVEVHAARASLIQNIAQAYVGLDQAYKLRDVASADAKRNADLRVLADKRVKAGIDNQIVLSQIISAEEAANQQRKAADQQIEALKTTLAMLAGQGPDYGVSIARPTLDTPKMAIPSALPSELVSRRPDVVAARWRVEAASRGIDASKAAFYPSLNLSAMLGVAAGNLSDLFQANALLAYGGPAISLPIFDGGRLRNELRTSDAEFDLAIAGYDQAVLTAMREIVDAIQTARALDSELLSARASRDAAAKSARLTKQRRQAGLSTQLDVLNAQKPLLTLDQQIKQLQSKRIDAWVRLNVALGGGVPVDEATVANVTDKNNASKGKPQ, encoded by the coding sequence ATGTCTGTAACGCTCGCTGCGTGTGCCAGCACGCAAGGCATTTCGCCAGAGAGCAGCTATCGAAGTGCCGACCGTTTACACAGCGGGAAAGCGCTCAAGGGCGTGCACCTTTCAAACGCTGCGTGGCCAACAAGCGATTGGTGGTCAGGCCTCGGTGATTCGCAACTCGATCGTTTGATTCGCGACGCATTGGCGGATTCACCGTCCGTCGCAGCGGCGAATGCGCGCGTGCGAAAAGCCTTTGCCCAAGCCGGTTTGTCAGAAGCCGGTCTGTACCCGACGCTTAGTGCTTCCGCGCAAGAGTCACACATACAGTTGCCTGAAACACTTGCGCCCGCCCCCATCGGCGGCAAGATGTTAAATTCATCGATTGTGACCTTGAATTTTGCGTGGGCACCCGACATTTGGGGTGGCAAGCGCGCCAAGTACGACGCAGCGATTGACCAAGCGCGTGCGCAAGAAGTCGAAGTGCACGCTGCACGTGCGAGCTTGATTCAAAACATCGCACAGGCATACGTCGGTTTAGACCAAGCCTACAAATTGCGCGACGTGGCGAGTGCGGATGCCAAACGCAATGCCGATTTGCGCGTATTGGCCGATAAACGCGTCAAAGCGGGTATCGATAATCAAATTGTGCTGTCGCAAATTATCTCTGCGGAAGAAGCAGCGAACCAGCAACGCAAAGCAGCCGATCAACAAATTGAAGCGTTGAAGACCACGCTCGCCATGCTCGCCGGGCAAGGCCCCGATTACGGTGTGTCCATCGCGCGTCCTACATTGGATACGCCGAAGATGGCGATTCCTTCTGCCTTGCCAAGTGAATTGGTGTCGCGTCGCCCCGATGTGGTCGCTGCACGTTGGCGCGTTGAAGCTGCGAGTCGTGGCATTGATGCAAGCAAGGCGGCGTTCTATCCGAGCTTGAATCTCTCCGCAATGTTGGGTGTGGCAGCGGGCAATCTGTCGGACCTGTTCCAAGCCAATGCACTGCTTGCCTATGGCGGTCCGGCAATTAGCTTGCCCATTTTTGACGGTGGCCGACTGCGCAACGAATTGCGCACAAGTGACGCAGAGTTCGACCTCGCGATTGCAGGCTATGACCAAGCCGTCTTGACTGCGATGCGCGAAATTGTGGATGCCATCCAAACCGCACGTGCACTCGATTCAGAATTGTTGAGTGCGCGCGCATCACGCGATGCCGCAGCAAAGAGTGCACGTCTCACCAAACAACGTCGTCAGGCAGGCTTGTCTACACAACTCGATGTGCTCAATGCACAGAAGCCGTTGCTGACGCTCGATCAACAGATCAAACAACTGCAGTCCAAACGCATCGACGCCTGGGTTCGACTCAATGTCGCCTTGGGCGGCGGTGTACCGGTGGATGAAGCCACCGTTGCAAACGTCACCGATAAGAACAACGCATCTAAAGGCAAGCCGCAATGA